From one Rubrobacter xylanophilus genomic stretch:
- the leuD gene encoding 3-isopropylmalate dehydratase small subunit: protein MEPVKKVEGKALPLGYSDVDTDQIVPSDALKRIERTGFGQFLFAEWREDTDFVLNKPEHEGAVVLIAGENFGCGSSREHAVWAIQDYGFGAVIAPSFADIFKNNCTKNGVLTVELPKETVEKLLAAVREDPEATVIVDLESRTVKGPGVETEFEVDDFVRYRLLNGLDDVGLTLQHEEDIERFERSRPGYMPSVR from the coding sequence ATGGAGCCGGTGAAGAAGGTCGAGGGCAAGGCGCTGCCTTTAGGCTACTCGGACGTGGACACCGACCAGATCGTGCCGAGCGACGCCTTGAAGCGCATCGAACGCACCGGTTTCGGTCAGTTCCTCTTCGCCGAGTGGCGCGAGGATACCGACTTCGTCCTCAACAAGCCCGAGCACGAGGGCGCGGTCGTCCTCATCGCCGGGGAGAACTTCGGGTGCGGATCCAGCCGCGAGCACGCCGTCTGGGCCATACAGGACTACGGCTTCGGGGCCGTGATCGCGCCCTCCTTCGCCGACATCTTCAAGAACAACTGCACCAAGAACGGCGTGCTCACCGTCGAGCTCCCGAAGGAGACGGTGGAGAAGCTCCTTGCTGCCGTCCGCGAGGACCCGGAGGCGACCGTCATCGTCGACCTCGAGAGCCGCACCGTGAAGGGCCCGGGTGTGGAGACTGAGTTCGAGGTCGACGACTTCGTCCGCTACCGGCTCTTAAACGGCCTCGACGACGTCGGCCTCACCCTGCAGCACGAGGAGGACATAGAACGCTTCGAGCGCTCGCGCCCGGGATATATGCCGAGCGTGCGCTGA
- the cas6 gene encoding CRISPR-associated endoribonuclease Cas6 encodes MRLKVVLSGEQGSLRLPLQYNAAVQGFIYANLSRTLAGWLHDRGHAYGQRRFKLFVFSRLFGRRRVEGGRIDFEGPVHFYLGAAEAEVLGSLAEHLLRRPEVRLGRARCFVEEVAVEPEPEMDGEKPVIVRALSPITAYTTLTAPNGKKKTYYYSPYEEEWSQALVENISRKVWALGWDTDPDDDLKEASIRPYRVRSADQKVLRFKGTVVKGWTGLYELRMPRPYLQLAYDTGLGSKNSQGFGMITVPSKRRKR; translated from the coding sequence ATGCGTTTGAAGGTGGTCTTATCCGGGGAGCAGGGCTCCCTGAGGCTGCCCCTGCAGTACAACGCCGCGGTACAGGGATTCATCTACGCCAACCTAAGCCGCACGCTGGCCGGCTGGCTGCACGACAGGGGCCACGCTTACGGGCAGCGCCGGTTCAAGCTCTTCGTCTTCTCGCGCCTCTTCGGGAGGCGTCGGGTGGAGGGGGGCCGCATCGATTTCGAGGGGCCGGTGCACTTCTACCTCGGAGCCGCGGAGGCCGAGGTGCTCGGCTCCCTCGCCGAGCACCTGCTCAGGAGGCCCGAAGTGAGGCTCGGGAGGGCGCGGTGCTTCGTGGAGGAGGTAGCAGTGGAGCCCGAGCCAGAGATGGACGGGGAGAAGCCCGTGATCGTCCGGGCCCTCTCCCCCATCACCGCCTACACGACGCTCACGGCCCCTAATGGCAAGAAGAAGACCTACTACTACTCCCCTTACGAGGAGGAGTGGAGCCAGGCCCTCGTAGAGAACATCAGCCGCAAGGTTTGGGCTCTGGGCTGGGATACAGACCCCGATGATGACCTGAAAGAAGCGAGCATCAGGCCGTACCGGGTGAGGAGCGCGGACCAGAAAGTACTGCGCTTCAAGGGCACCGTCGTCAAGGGCTGGACGGGCCTCTACGAGCTGAGGATGCCCCGTCCGTATCTACAGCTCGCTTACGACACCGGGCTAGGGAGCAAGAACTCTCAGGGCTTCGGGATGATCACCGTCCCATCCAAAAGGAGAAAGAGATGA
- a CDS encoding IclR family transcriptional regulator, with amino-acid sequence MDSLERGVVKNKSGVGVLDKAVAVLSLLAEEGPVPLAGVVEATGIPRPTAHRILSALEAHHLVVRDRRGYSLGVRVYGWGNRAAGARLVDAARPVLAALRDETGESTQLYVREGEHRVCVACVERAAGLRDTVPVGAVLPLERGSAGKVLLAYSEDGGERLGSGEAREIRERGWAESVAEREAGVASVSAPVFGAGGVLRGAVCASGPIFRLGERPGERLAGPVVAAARELGRALGG; translated from the coding sequence ATGGACAGTTTAGAGCGCGGCGTGGTGAAAAACAAGAGCGGGGTCGGGGTTCTGGACAAGGCGGTGGCGGTGCTCTCGCTGCTGGCGGAGGAGGGGCCGGTTCCGCTGGCGGGGGTGGTGGAGGCGACGGGCATTCCGCGGCCGACGGCGCACCGCATCCTTTCGGCGCTGGAGGCCCATCACCTGGTGGTGAGGGACCGGCGGGGATACTCGCTGGGGGTGAGGGTGTACGGTTGGGGGAACCGGGCGGCGGGGGCGCGGCTGGTCGACGCGGCCCGGCCGGTGCTGGCGGCGCTGCGCGACGAGACGGGGGAGAGCACCCAGCTGTACGTACGGGAGGGGGAGCACAGGGTATGTGTGGCCTGTGTGGAGCGGGCGGCGGGTCTCAGGGACACCGTACCGGTGGGGGCGGTATTGCCGCTGGAGCGGGGGTCGGCGGGGAAGGTGCTGCTGGCCTATTCGGAGGACGGGGGGGAGCGGCTGGGGTCTGGGGAGGCGCGCGAGATCCGGGAGCGGGGGTGGGCGGAGAGCGTGGCCGAGCGGGAGGCCGGGGTGGCGAGCGTGAGCGCGCCGGTCTTTGGTGCCGGGGGGGTGTTGCGGGGTGCGGTGTGTGCCAGCGGGCCCATCTTCAGGCTCGGCGAGAGGCCCGGGGAGCGGCTCGCGGGGCCGGTGGTTGCGGCGGCGCGCGAGCTGGGGCGGGCGCTCGGCGGATGA
- a CDS encoding carboxymuconolactone decarboxylase family protein, with protein MASNTRIPPAEITGIKGALIKRIAKKNLMGRVPTPLGVYWHNTKVLKASFALGNKVQKWDACDENLKSFAHMAVASLIGCAWCLDFNYYRAHNENLDLKKARAVPRWRESDVFTPLERDVMAYAEAMSQTPPTVTDQLSARLLEQLGAAALVELTAVIAFANFTTRVNVALGIHESDGLAEACGLKPLAVPTAQPGVASAS; from the coding sequence ATGGCCAGCAACACCAGGATCCCGCCGGCCGAGATCACCGGCATCAAGGGCGCGTTGATCAAGCGCATAGCCAAGAAGAACCTGATGGGACGGGTGCCGACGCCGCTCGGGGTGTACTGGCACAACACCAAGGTACTGAAGGCCAGCTTCGCGCTCGGCAACAAGGTTCAGAAGTGGGATGCGTGTGACGAGAACCTGAAGTCGTTTGCCCACATGGCCGTTGCGTCGCTGATCGGTTGCGCCTGGTGTCTCGACTTCAACTATTACCGGGCACACAACGAAAACCTCGATCTCAAGAAAGCGCGCGCGGTGCCGCGCTGGCGCGAGTCGGACGTGTTCACGCCGCTGGAGCGCGACGTGATGGCGTACGCCGAAGCGATGAGCCAGACGCCGCCGACGGTCACCGACCAGCTGTCTGCCCGGCTGCTGGAGCAGCTCGGCGCGGCGGCGCTGGTGGAGCTGACGGCGGTCATCGCGTTTGCCAACTTCACCACGAGGGTCAACGTGGCACTCGGCATCCACGAGTCGGACGGCCTCGCGGAGGCGTGCGGCCTGAAGCCGCTGGCCGTGCCGACCGCACAGCCGGGAGTAGCGTCCGCCTCATGA
- a CDS encoding methyltransferase domain-containing protein, giving the protein MRDVKDGGASRAEREWNAEAYEELADPMTRWGAAFLGRLELAGDEVVVDAGCGTGRVTELLLRRLPRGRVIAVDASQTMVEAARRRFAGDSRVRVVRQDLLRLEVEEPVDVVFSTATFHWIPDHDALFRRLAAALRPGGRLAAQCGGDGNVSRVREATRRVMGEERFAPFFEGWEDNKLYADAGGTRRRLEEAGFERVETWLHEEPTTFRSVEHLTRYLEAIILRGHLLRLPEAERRPFARAVAEKIAAHDGPLLVDYVRLNMLAVRAGE; this is encoded by the coding sequence GTGAGAGACGTCAAAGACGGGGGGGCTTCGCGGGCGGAGCGGGAGTGGAACGCGGAGGCCTACGAGGAGCTGGCCGACCCCATGACGCGGTGGGGGGCGGCGTTTCTGGGGCGGCTGGAGCTTGCGGGCGACGAGGTGGTGGTCGACGCGGGCTGTGGGACCGGGCGGGTCACGGAGCTGCTTTTGAGGCGGCTGCCGCGGGGGCGGGTGATCGCGGTGGACGCCTCGCAGACCATGGTCGAGGCGGCCCGGCGGCGTTTTGCTGGGGACTCGCGGGTCAGGGTGGTGCGGCAGGATCTGCTGCGGCTCGAGGTCGAGGAGCCGGTGGACGTGGTCTTCTCGACGGCGACGTTTCACTGGATCCCGGACCACGACGCCCTCTTCCGCAGGCTCGCCGCCGCGCTGCGGCCCGGGGGGAGGCTCGCCGCCCAGTGCGGGGGCGACGGCAACGTCTCGCGGGTACGTGAGGCCACCCGGCGCGTCATGGGCGAGGAGCGTTTCGCCCCTTTCTTCGAGGGCTGGGAGGACAACAAGCTCTACGCCGACGCCGGGGGCACCCGCAGGCGGCTCGAGGAGGCCGGGTTCGAGCGGGTGGAGACCTGGCTGCACGAGGAGCCCACCACCTTCCGCTCCGTGGAGCACCTCACCCGCTACCTCGAGGCCATCATCCTCCGCGGGCATCTGTTGCGGCTTCCCGAGGCCGAGCGGAGGCCCTTCGCCCGCGCGGTTGCCGAGAAGATCGCGGCCCACGACGGGCCGCTGCTAGTGGACTACGTGCGGCTCAACATGCTCGCCGTCCGCGCCGGGGAGTAG
- a CDS encoding winged helix-turn-helix domain-containing protein: protein MATTHLSKARLIERPRRGYLRITERGLSLSGRDRRS, encoded by the coding sequence GTGGCTACCACGCACCTATCTAAAGCTCGCTTGATCGAACGTCCAAGGCGCGGCTATCTGAGAATCACAGAGCGCGGCTTATCCTTGTCGGGGAGAGATCGACGCTCTTGA
- the trpS gene encoding tryptophan--tRNA ligase, producing the protein MDQRQRVFSGIQPSGNLHIGNYVGAIKNWVAIQERYENYFCIVDLHALTVPQDPKELRRKIREVAAIYLASGLDPERCVIFRQSQVSAHAELTWLLNCVARFGELSRMTQFKDKARKEGTESASVGLFDYPVLMAADILLYNAHLVPVGDDQRQHLELTRTLARRFNNLYGETFVVPEAMILKTGARVMALDAPDEKMSKSSPRPASYVAILDDPDTVRRKIRRAVTDSGTEIVAREDKPAITNLLDIYAAISGKTVPELEEQYRGKGYGEFKKDLAEVVVEALTPIRERALELLESPRELEDLLEAGAERARKAAAPALHAARAKMGLG; encoded by the coding sequence ATGGACCAGAGACAGCGGGTATTCTCCGGCATACAGCCCAGCGGGAACCTACACATCGGCAACTACGTCGGCGCCATAAAGAACTGGGTCGCCATCCAGGAGCGCTACGAGAACTACTTCTGCATCGTGGATCTACACGCCCTCACCGTCCCGCAGGATCCCAAAGAGTTGCGGCGGAAGATCCGGGAGGTGGCGGCGATCTATCTGGCGTCCGGGCTGGACCCCGAGCGGTGCGTCATCTTCCGGCAGAGCCAGGTATCGGCGCATGCGGAGCTCACCTGGCTCCTCAACTGCGTGGCGCGCTTCGGGGAGCTCTCGCGGATGACCCAGTTCAAGGACAAGGCGCGCAAGGAGGGCACCGAGAGCGCGAGCGTCGGTCTCTTCGACTACCCGGTGCTCATGGCCGCGGACATCCTCCTGTACAACGCGCACCTCGTGCCCGTGGGGGACGATCAGCGGCAGCACCTCGAGCTCACCCGCACCCTAGCCCGCCGGTTCAACAACCTCTACGGGGAGACCTTCGTGGTGCCGGAGGCCATGATCCTGAAGACCGGAGCCCGGGTCATGGCGCTCGACGCCCCCGACGAGAAGATGAGCAAGAGCTCGCCCCGGCCGGCGAGCTACGTCGCCATCCTCGACGACCCGGACACCGTGCGGCGCAAGATCCGGCGGGCCGTCACCGACTCCGGCACCGAGATCGTGGCCCGAGAGGACAAGCCGGCCATAACAAACCTGCTGGACATCTACGCCGCAATAAGCGGCAAAACCGTCCCCGAGCTGGAGGAGCAGTACCGGGGCAAGGGCTACGGGGAGTTCAAGAAGGATCTCGCCGAGGTCGTCGTCGAGGCGCTCACGCCCATCCGCGAGCGGGCGCTGGAGCTCCTGGAGAGCCCGCGTGAGCTGGAGGACCTTCTCGAAGCCGGGGCCGAGCGGGCCCGGAAGGCGGCCGCGCCCGCCCTGCACGCCGCGCGGGCCAAGATGGGTCTGGGCTGA
- a CDS encoding CDP-alcohol phosphatidyltransferase family protein, which yields MREHPEDTPHPRPDLRWFRLRAVAVHLYTASGVVLALLILAAAFEGDAARALWLMLAALVIDSTDGLLARRFRVKEALPFFDGALLDNIVDYITYVFAPMVLLWSGGHLPDGVAGLILAAIPLLASSYQFCHVDAKTEDHFFLGFPSYFNVVAFYAIVLELDSTVLSGLLVLCSALVFVPLRYIYPTRTAAFRRLSLTLSGLWLACYAGILLQLPEPSPLLLGLSMLYLCYYFGLSLYLSFKHLEARRLEQREALE from the coding sequence TTGAGAGAGCATCCCGAAGATACCCCGCACCCGAGGCCAGATCTTCGCTGGTTCAGGCTCCGGGCCGTCGCGGTGCACCTGTACACCGCGAGTGGCGTGGTGCTCGCCCTGCTCATCCTGGCCGCGGCCTTCGAGGGCGACGCCGCCCGCGCGCTGTGGCTCATGCTCGCCGCGCTCGTCATAGACAGCACCGACGGCCTGCTCGCCCGCCGCTTCCGGGTCAAGGAGGCGCTGCCGTTCTTCGACGGGGCGCTCCTGGACAACATCGTGGACTACATCACCTACGTCTTCGCCCCCATGGTGCTCCTGTGGAGCGGCGGGCACCTGCCCGATGGCGTGGCCGGTCTGATCCTGGCGGCGATCCCGCTACTCGCCTCGAGTTACCAGTTCTGCCACGTGGACGCCAAGACCGAAGACCACTTCTTCCTCGGCTTCCCCAGCTACTTCAACGTCGTCGCCTTCTACGCCATCGTGCTGGAACTCGACTCCACCGTCCTCTCCGGCCTGCTCGTGCTCTGCTCCGCGCTCGTCTTCGTGCCTCTCCGCTACATCTACCCCACCCGAACCGCCGCCTTCCGCCGGCTCTCCCTGACCCTCTCCGGCCTCTGGCTCGCCTGCTACGCCGGCATCCTGCTGCAGCTCCCCGAACCCTCCCCCCTGCTCCTCGGCCTCTCCATGCTCTACCTCTGCTACTACTTCGGCCTGAGCCTCTACCTCTCCTTCAAGCACCTCGAGGCCCGACGCCTCGAACAAAGAGAGGCACTCGAGTAA
- the leuC gene encoding 3-isopropylmalate dehydratase large subunit — protein sequence MDRPKTLVEKIWERHVVRRAEGEPDLLYVDLHMVHEVTSPQAFEALRLAGRKVRRPDLTVATMDHNVPTTDVSLGVRDRISAKQMEALRRNCAEFGIQLHEWGFLGQGIVHVIGPEMGLTQPGMVIVCGDSHTSTHGAFGALAFGIGTSEVEHVLATQTIPQQRPKTMAITVEGEAPPDVTAKDIMLGILHRIGTGGGVGHVIEYRGEAIRNLSMEGRMTVCNMTIEGGGRAGMVAPDEKTYAYLEGRPHAPKGRAWEEALEYWQSLPTDEGAVFDKEVVIDAQELVPYVSWGTTPAQTVPLDGVVPEPENEGHERALRYMGLKPGTPMREIEVDTVFIGSCTNARIEDLRAAARVLEGHKVKDGIRAMVVPGSMRVKKQAEEEGLDEIFKRAGFEWRNAGCSMCLGMNPDILSPGERCASTSNRNFEGRQGKGGRTHLVSPVVAAATAVMGRFASPSELGVPVEVS from the coding sequence ATGGACAGGCCCAAAACGCTCGTAGAGAAGATATGGGAGCGGCACGTCGTACGCCGCGCCGAGGGGGAGCCCGACCTCCTGTACGTGGATTTGCACATGGTGCACGAGGTCACCAGCCCGCAGGCCTTCGAGGCGCTGCGGCTCGCCGGCAGGAAGGTCAGGAGGCCCGACCTCACCGTGGCCACCATGGACCACAACGTCCCCACCACCGACGTGAGCCTCGGGGTCAGGGACAGGATCTCCGCCAAGCAGATGGAGGCGCTGCGCAGGAACTGCGCGGAGTTCGGGATACAGCTGCATGAGTGGGGCTTCCTCGGGCAGGGGATCGTACACGTCATCGGGCCCGAGATGGGGCTCACGCAGCCGGGGATGGTCATCGTGTGCGGCGACTCGCACACCTCCACCCACGGGGCGTTCGGGGCACTCGCCTTCGGGATCGGCACCAGCGAGGTCGAGCACGTCCTGGCCACCCAGACCATCCCGCAGCAGCGGCCGAAGACCATGGCCATCACCGTGGAGGGCGAGGCGCCTCCGGACGTGACCGCCAAGGACATCATGCTCGGCATCCTGCACCGCATCGGGACCGGCGGCGGCGTGGGGCACGTCATCGAGTACCGGGGCGAGGCCATCCGCAACCTCTCCATGGAGGGGCGGATGACCGTCTGCAACATGACCATCGAGGGCGGCGGGCGCGCCGGGATGGTCGCCCCCGACGAGAAGACCTACGCGTACCTCGAGGGCCGGCCGCACGCCCCGAAGGGCCGGGCCTGGGAGGAGGCGCTCGAGTACTGGCAGAGCCTGCCGACCGACGAGGGCGCCGTCTTCGACAAAGAGGTCGTCATAGACGCGCAGGAGCTCGTGCCCTACGTCTCCTGGGGTACCACCCCCGCCCAGACCGTCCCGCTCGACGGGGTCGTCCCCGAGCCCGAGAACGAGGGCCACGAGCGGGCGCTCAGGTACATGGGCCTCAAACCGGGTACGCCCATGCGTGAGATCGAGGTCGACACCGTCTTCATCGGGTCGTGCACCAACGCCAGGATAGAGGACCTGCGCGCCGCCGCCCGCGTTCTCGAGGGCCACAAGGTGAAAGATGGCATCCGGGCGATGGTCGTCCCCGGCTCGATGCGCGTGAAGAAGCAGGCCGAGGAGGAGGGGCTCGACGAGATCTTCAAGCGGGCGGGCTTCGAGTGGCGCAACGCCGGCTGCTCGATGTGCCTCGGGATGAACCCGGACATCCTCTCCCCCGGCGAGAGGTGCGCCTCCACCTCCAACCGCAACTTCGAAGGAAGGCAGGGCAAGGGGGGCAGGACGCACCTCGTGAGCCCGGTGGTCGCGGCGGCGACGGCGGTGATGGGACGCTTCGCCTCGCCCTCGGAGCTCGGCGTCCCCGTGGAGGTGAGCTAG
- a CDS encoding RNA polymerase sigma-70 factor yields MTDDPFVTHRSLLFTVAYEMLGSAADAEDVVQETWLRWANADRAEVRNPRAYLVRIVTRQALNRLRTLAHRREEYVGEWLPEPLLTSPDVAEDAELAESVSIAMLTVLETLAPVERAVFVLREVFDVPYSEIAAALDKTPAAVRQIAHRARERVIARRPRIRVDRAEQQEVVDRFLAAVQTGDLQALLDVLAPDVVLVADGGGEVAAVRRPVAGRDRVAALLSRFRTLAPDAVVGTVWLNGAPAARIDLDGELDTAVTFVVEGGRITHIYAIRNPHKLDRLEEEVELSR; encoded by the coding sequence ATGACCGACGACCCCTTCGTCACCCACCGCAGCCTGCTCTTCACCGTCGCCTACGAGATGCTCGGCTCCGCAGCCGACGCCGAGGATGTCGTCCAGGAGACCTGGCTGCGGTGGGCAAACGCCGACCGCGCCGAAGTGCGGAACCCGCGAGCCTACCTGGTCCGGATCGTCACCCGGCAGGCGCTCAACCGGCTGCGGACGCTGGCACACCGGCGCGAGGAGTACGTCGGGGAGTGGCTGCCCGAGCCGCTGCTCACCAGTCCCGACGTGGCCGAGGACGCCGAACTCGCCGAGAGCGTCTCGATCGCGATGCTGACCGTGCTGGAGACCCTCGCGCCCGTCGAACGGGCGGTCTTCGTCCTGCGCGAGGTCTTCGATGTGCCCTACTCCGAGATCGCCGCAGCGCTCGACAAGACGCCGGCTGCGGTCCGGCAGATCGCTCACCGCGCCAGGGAGCGCGTGATCGCGCGGCGGCCGCGGATACGGGTAGATCGCGCCGAGCAGCAGGAGGTGGTCGACCGGTTTTTGGCCGCGGTGCAGACCGGCGATCTCCAGGCGCTGCTCGACGTGCTCGCGCCCGACGTGGTGCTGGTAGCCGACGGCGGCGGCGAGGTGGCCGCCGTCCGGCGTCCGGTGGCAGGTCGCGACCGGGTGGCGGCCCTCCTCTCCCGCTTCAGGACGCTCGCGCCGGATGCGGTGGTCGGCACCGTGTGGCTCAACGGCGCCCCGGCCGCGCGGATCGACCTCGACGGCGAGCTCGACACGGCGGTCACCTTCGTGGTCGAGGGCGGCCGGATCACCCACATCTACGCGATCCGCAACCCGCACAAGCTGGACCGGCTTGAGGAGGAGGTTGAGCTCAGCCGCTGA
- a CDS encoding ABC-ATPase domain-containing protein, producing MNRLASILDRIDRRGYGAYKDLQGSYDLGTFTLFVDRVQRDPFAPPSLVRVRTKNNRFPPDLYGNPVRRIAFEDFLTRAVEAAIRQVVRGNRGSGGSGRVEIQHPSQAVLPRTSMVVTGDYVEARMAVGLPARGRTVDARAARAVLLDELPEVIRRSLVPGGIDEAGARAHVETVEDARHLRGLLPELGLVAFVADGAILPRESGASDRPLTGGAVPFQSPEELRVTVELPNRGEITGMGIPEGVTLIAGGGFHGKSTLLEALSRSVYDHIPGDGRELVVTREDAVKIRAEDGRSVAGVDISGMIGDLPGGRSTADFSTPNASGSTSQAANIAEALEIGTSLLLVDEDTSATNFMIRDERMRELVRKEPISPFIDLVRPLHANLGVSTIVVVGGVGDYLDVADRVILMEDYRPSDATPRAVEVREKFPPRAPLGEARVRPPEDRRLRSSSIDLRRGKRETARGKGLSTIELGRERVDLTYLEQLVEPGQTEAIARIVGEFVAGTGSRGVRDVVEKALASIEREGLDSLGSFRGHPGQMSLPRAQEVAGAINRIRSLEASTG from the coding sequence ATGAACCGCCTGGCATCCATACTCGACCGGATAGACCGCCGGGGCTACGGGGCCTACAAGGACCTGCAGGGCTCCTACGACCTCGGCACCTTCACCCTGTTCGTGGACCGGGTGCAGCGCGACCCCTTCGCCCCGCCTTCGCTCGTGCGGGTGAGGACCAAGAACAACCGCTTCCCGCCCGACCTCTACGGCAACCCGGTGCGCCGGATCGCCTTCGAGGACTTCCTCACCCGCGCCGTCGAGGCCGCAATCCGGCAGGTCGTCCGGGGCAACCGCGGCTCCGGAGGGAGCGGGCGGGTAGAGATCCAGCACCCCTCCCAGGCGGTGCTCCCCCGCACCTCCATGGTGGTGACCGGGGACTACGTGGAGGCCCGGATGGCGGTGGGCCTCCCGGCGCGGGGCCGCACGGTGGACGCCCGGGCGGCCCGGGCGGTGCTGCTCGACGAGCTGCCCGAGGTGATCCGGAGGTCGCTGGTCCCGGGCGGCATAGACGAGGCCGGGGCCCGCGCGCACGTGGAGACCGTGGAGGACGCCCGGCACCTTCGGGGGTTGCTACCCGAGCTCGGGCTCGTGGCCTTCGTGGCCGACGGGGCCATCCTGCCGCGGGAGAGCGGGGCCAGCGACCGGCCACTCACCGGAGGGGCGGTACCCTTCCAGAGCCCGGAGGAGCTCAGGGTCACGGTCGAGCTCCCCAACCGCGGCGAGATCACCGGGATGGGCATCCCCGAAGGGGTCACGCTCATCGCGGGCGGGGGCTTCCACGGCAAGAGCACCCTGCTCGAGGCGCTCTCCCGGAGCGTCTACGACCACATCCCCGGCGACGGGAGGGAGCTCGTGGTCACCCGGGAGGACGCCGTCAAGATCCGGGCCGAGGACGGCCGCAGCGTCGCCGGGGTGGACATCTCCGGCATGATCGGGGACCTCCCCGGCGGCCGCAGCACCGCCGACTTCTCCACCCCCAACGCCTCGGGCTCCACCTCCCAGGCCGCCAACATAGCGGAGGCGCTGGAGATCGGGACCTCGCTCTTGCTGGTGGACGAGGACACCAGCGCGACCAACTTCATGATCCGGGACGAGCGGATGCGCGAGCTGGTACGCAAAGAGCCCATAAGCCCGTTCATAGACTTGGTGCGGCCGCTGCACGCGAACCTCGGGGTCTCCACCATAGTGGTGGTCGGCGGCGTCGGCGACTACCTCGACGTGGCGGACCGCGTGATCCTGATGGAGGACTACCGCCCCTCGGACGCCACCCCGCGGGCGGTGGAGGTCCGCGAGAAGTTCCCGCCCCGCGCCCCCCTGGGCGAGGCCCGGGTGCGGCCCCCCGAGGACCGCAGGCTCCGCTCCTCCTCCATAGACCTCCGCCGCGGCAAGCGGGAGACCGCCCGCGGCAAGGGCCTCTCCACCATCGAGCTCGGCCGCGAGCGGGTGGACCTCACCTACCTGGAGCAGCTCGTCGAGCCGGGCCAGACCGAGGCCATAGCCCGCATCGTCGGAGAGTTCGTCGCCGGGACGGGCAGCCGCGGGGTGCGCGACGTGGTCGAGAAGGCCCTGGCCAGCATCGAGCGGGAGGGGCTGGACTCCCTGGGCAGCTTCCGCGGCCACCCCGGGCAGATGAGCCTCCCGCGGGCGCAGGAGGTCGCCGGCGCCATAAACCGCATCCGGTCGCTCGAAGCCTCGACCGGCTGA
- a CDS encoding GNAT family N-acetyltransferase, which yields MRVRPLASIEQVEPSAWRALEPPDFPFFDHEFLRALERSGSVGKGSGWSPVYLVCTGGGQLLGALPLYVKTDSFGEYIFDWDWAHAYHQHGLSYYPKLVAAVPFTPATGPKLLVRPGADRAAVADALLGEARRLGEEVGVSSSHALFLPEGEVPEFTGRGFALRHSMQFHWRNRGYGSFEDYLSALKGKRRGQIRRERRQLDGDLAIESLTGEALYPGHAAVMYEFYISTSEKKWGSPYLTRAFFEEVFRTMRDRILFVVAHAGGRPVAGALSFFKGDSLYGRYWGAKVERRNLHFELCYYRPVEFAIERRLGLFEAGAQGEHKLARGFLPTLTYSAHEIRHPLFRRAIEQYIEEEKEIVAENLAFYSRHSPYKDGKSVA from the coding sequence GTGCGGGTCCGGCCTCTCGCCAGCATCGAGCAGGTGGAGCCGTCCGCGTGGCGCGCTCTGGAGCCGCCGGACTTCCCGTTCTTCGACCACGAGTTTTTGCGCGCGCTGGAGCGCTCGGGCAGCGTCGGCAAGGGGAGCGGCTGGTCGCCTGTCTACCTCGTCTGCACCGGCGGCGGGCAGCTTTTGGGCGCGCTGCCGCTGTACGTAAAGACGGACAGCTTCGGGGAGTACATCTTCGACTGGGACTGGGCGCACGCCTACCATCAGCACGGGCTGTCCTACTACCCGAAGCTGGTCGCGGCCGTGCCGTTCACGCCCGCCACGGGTCCGAAGCTCCTCGTGCGTCCTGGCGCCGACCGCGCTGCGGTGGCGGACGCCCTGCTCGGTGAGGCCCGGAGGCTCGGGGAGGAGGTGGGGGTGAGCTCCTCGCACGCGCTCTTTCTGCCGGAGGGAGAGGTCCCCGAGTTCACGGGTCGCGGCTTCGCCCTCCGGCACTCGATGCAGTTTCACTGGCGCAACCGGGGCTACGGCTCCTTCGAGGACTACCTGAGCGCGCTAAAGGGCAAGCGGCGGGGTCAGATCCGGCGCGAGCGCCGCCAGCTTGATGGGGATCTCGCCATAGAATCCCTCACCGGAGAGGCGCTGTATCCCGGGCATGCCGCGGTGATGTACGAGTTCTACATCAGCACCTCGGAGAAGAAGTGGGGCAGCCCCTACCTCACGCGCGCTTTCTTCGAGGAGGTCTTCCGGACGATGCGCGACCGCATCCTGTTCGTCGTGGCGCACGCCGGGGGACGGCCGGTCGCGGGCGCCCTCAGCTTCTTCAAGGGAGACTCGCTCTACGGCCGCTACTGGGGGGCTAAAGTAGAGCGGCGGAACCTGCACTTCGAGCTCTGCTACTACCGCCCGGTGGAGTTCGCCATCGAGCGGCGTCTCGGGCTCTTTGAGGCCGGGGCGCAGGGCGAGCACAAACTCGCCCGCGGCTTTCTGCCCACTTTAACTTACAGCGCGCACGAGATCCGCCACCCCCTCTTCCGGCGCGCCATCGAGCAGTACATCGAGGAGGAAAAAGAGATCGTGGCCGAAAACCTGGCCTTCTACAGCCGTCACAGCCCGTACAAAGACGGTAAGAGCGTAGCTTGA